A single Triticum dicoccoides isolate Atlit2015 ecotype Zavitan chromosome 2A, WEW_v2.0, whole genome shotgun sequence DNA region contains:
- the LOC119357550 gene encoding UDP-glycosyltransferase 79A2-like: MIYIPGQKISKLILTKDIKGLKRERRDAKKNKGHSKKQKERWAKWLSSFPDSVVVFASFESETFLPAAAAAELLLGLESTNRPFFVVLNFPKGTDTEAELAKCTPPGFAERTKVRGVVHTGWVQQQHILHHRAVGCFVNHAGLSSVVEGQGLVASCRLVLLPMKGDQYLNASPPSSPSPSSKS, encoded by the exons ATGATCTACATTCCAGGCCAGAAG ATTTCAAAATTGATCTTAACAAAAGACATAAAGGGTCTGAAGCGGGAGCGCCGTGATGCCAAGAAAAACAAGGGGCACTCGAAGAAACAAAAG GAGCGGTGGGCCAAGTGGCTCTCCTCCTTCCCGGACAGCGTCGTCGTGTTCGCCTCCTTCGAGAGCGAGACgttcctcccagccgccgccgccgcggagctcCTCCTGGGCCTGGAATCCACCAACCGGCCGTTCTTCGTCGTGCTCAACTTCCCCAAGGGCACGGACACCGAGGCGGAGCTAGCCAAGTGCACGCCGCCGGGGTTCGCCGAGAGGACCAAGGTCAGGGGCGTGGTGCACACGGGGTGGGTGCAGCAGCAGCACATCCTGCATCACCGCGCTGTGGGCTGCTTCGTGAACCACGCCGGGCTGAGCTCCGTGGTGGAGGGGCAGGGGCTCGTGGCCAGCTGCCGGCTGGTGCTGCTGCCGATGAAGGGCGACCAGTACCTCAACGCATCTCCTCCTTCCTCGCCTTCGCCGTCATCCAAGTCCTAA